Proteins encoded within one genomic window of Manis pentadactyla isolate mManPen7 chromosome 4, mManPen7.hap1, whole genome shotgun sequence:
- the MFSD6L gene encoding major facilitator superfamily domain-containing protein 6-like produces MSANPQWDISRTLAVARLFHLVCGVRDACVIPFLTLYLRQLGLAAPWVGILMGTKHLIAAFWAPFCAFLAKSYQKRRVLLIGSLFGSAGASLLMVLVPPLDKDLVYSSCNGSQGATAAALPPGVAPSVNITSAQEPAFNYPAGAPSLAARRSTGMVEASGLSEAPGEGVQEPVSHLPGYSVGSPGGARTTPPVLHPVTPGVKGTPWEGAFKVVSTALPLLAGGTELGTPANLSAAKGHDRTFDLSLKALRWTFILSLGSVVLWELLKAPLEQVADDSLYEYLDFVDATDRYRSLWIWRLLGMSAGVCGISALVEQLDCYLMTNGPRGVVHFYGYSLVSLLALLVSVAFPVPTCRRREPRYKTIKALSLIGGNPRLILLALTVFLLGAATSTVQNFLFWHMEDHGSSELIMGFSVALGLLGEILLHPFKTVLLRKLSRMGTAGLGLGCLSGQLLYYSFLWNWWSVLPAQILSAVSNGALWWAVKASVEDLATPGTERPLSFMFRGHFYWGGASMGSFMGGFVVTRFSLAVLYQACCVILLLWLALFLSIWLRLPPEQKINYSKLLAMEASDTSDSEQGTERDWLVKAMREEHSDWKS; encoded by the coding sequence ATGAGCGCCAACCCCCAGTGGGACATCAGCAGGACGCTGGCGGTGGCCAGGCTCTTCCACCTGGTGTGCGGGGTCCGGGATGCCTGCGTGATCCCGTTCCTGACCCTCTACCTAAGGCAACTGGGCTTAGCCGCCCCCTGGGTGGGCATCCTAATGGGAACCAAGCACCTGATCGCAGCCTTCTGGGCTCCCTTCTGTGCCTTCCTGGCCAAAAGCTACCAGAAAAGGAGGGTGCTTCTGATAGGCTCGCTGTTTGGCTCGGCGGGAGCCAGCCTGTTGATGGTCCTGGTGCCGCCGTTGGACAAAGACCTGGTGTACAGCTCCTGTAACGGAAGTCAAGGCGCGACCGccgcagccctaccaccgggggTCGCACCATCTGTGAACATCACCTCCGCCCAAGAGCCAGCCTTCAACTACCCAGCGGGGGCGCCCAGCCTCGCAGCCAGGAGGAGTACTGGGATGGTGGAAGCCTCTGGCCTCAGTGAAGCCCCTGGGGAAGGTGTCCAAGAACCTGTCAGTCATCTGCCCGGCTACTCTGTGGGCTCGCCTGGAGGAGCCAGGACCACACCCCCGGTTCTCCATCCTGTCACGCCAGGGGTAAAAGGTACTCCTTGGGAAGGTGCCTTCAAGGTAGTCAGCACTGCCCTCCCTTTGCTTGCTGGGGGCACAGAGCTGGGAACTCCAGCCAACTTGTCAGCAGCCAAGGGGCATGACCGCACCTTTGACCTCTCCTTGAAAGCGTTGCGATGGACTTTCATCCTGTCCTTGGGGTCCGTGGTGCTCTGGGAGCTGCTGAAAGCCCCTCTAGAGCAGGTGGCAGACGACAGCCTTTATGAGTACCTGGATTTTGTGGATGCTACTGACCGTTACAGAAGCCTGTGGATCTGGAGGCTGCTGGGCATGTCAGCAGGTGTGTGTGGCATCTCAGCCTTGGTGGAGCAGCTGGACTGCTACTTGATGACAAATGGCCCCCGGGGCGTGGTGCACTTCTATGGCTACTCACTGGTCAGCCTCCTGGCTTTACTGGTGAGCGTCGCCTTTCCCGTTCCCACCTGCAGGCGGCGGGAGCCCCGTTACAAAACCATCAAAGCACTGTCTCTCATAGGGGGCAACCCCCGCCTCATTCTCCTGGCCCTCACTGTCTTCCTGCTGGGAGCTGCCACCAGCACGGTGCAGAACTTCCTGTTCTGGCACATGGAAGACCACGGGAGCAGCGAGCTGATCATGGGTTTCTCGGTTGCCCTGGGTTTGCTGGGGGAAATTCTACTGCATCCATTCAAAACTGTGCTGCTTAGGAAACTGTCCAGGATGGGcaccgcggggctggggctgggctgcctcTCGGGGCAGCTGCTGTACTACTCTTTCCTCTGGAACTGGTGGTCCGTCCTCCCTGCTCAGATCTTGAGTGCCGTCAGCAACGGGGCTCTGTGGTGGGCGGTGAAGGCTTCAGTAGAGGACCTGGCCACCCCTGGAACAGAGAGACCTCTGAGTTTCATGTTCCGAGGCCACTTTTACTGGGGCGGGGCCAGCATGGGCAGCTTTATGGGAGGCTTCGTGGTGACACGCTTCAGCCTGGCTGTGCTCTACCAGGCCTGCTGCGTAATCCTGTTGCTCTGGCTCGCCTTGTTCCTGTCCATCTGGCTGAGACTGCCCCCAGAACAGAAAATCAACTACTCAAAGCTGCTGGCCATGGAGGCAAGTGACACAAGTGATTCTGAGCAGGGGACCGAACGGGACTGGCTTGTGAAAGCTATGAGGGAGGAACACTCAGACTGGAAGAGCTGA